CCGACTCTCCGCTGCGCGGCGCCCGTCGGGCCGCGCGGCGCCGCGGCCCGCGGCTACGCCTCGATGCGCGCCGCGCCGTAGCGCTTGAGGACCTCTTCGTCGGCGCGGTCGGCCGAGACCGCGACCGCCATCACCGCCGACTTCAGCTCGTCCTTGGAGCAGGTGGCGCCCGGCACGCTGTAGCGGAACATCAGCTCGCCGTCCGTGTCCACGGCGAAGCCGCCGTAGCGGTACAGCGTGTTCTCGCGCAGCAAGTGCGAGGCCATCTCCCCGGTCACGTGCAGCCCCCCCGCGACCCAGGCGAAGACGCCGACGCTCGCGTCGTCGTCCCCCCAGGCGTCCACGTAGATGTGCACGGTGGCCCGGCCGTAGCGGAGCACGAACAGCGGCTTGACCGGATCGGGCGCCGCGAGCTCGCCG
This is a stretch of genomic DNA from bacterium. It encodes these proteins:
- a CDS encoding YbjN domain-containing protein, with the protein product MGKWFGGWKLRLTRRKGDVEAPAKGPLANGGGPRIEFAHAAHRMVYEKVRLILRQLFGELAAPDPVKPLFVLRYGRATVHIYVDAWGDDDASVGVFAWVAGGLHVTGEMASHLLRENTLYRYGGFAVDTDGELMFRYSVPGATCSKDELKSAVMAVAVSADRADEEVLKRYGAARIEA